From the genome of Thermogutta terrifontis, one region includes:
- a CDS encoding cytochrome c peroxidase, producing MGLKRSVEWASLACGSKISVRDTVVRFFLLVVLIYGVMWADVGRSEELVPGYLGPWQVRATPDGASVFVLCKDAAKIAVIDVASQQVTRWINVPADSHDFVISSDGKVIYVAAGVSNGIVAEIKGDDGTQVRQIPVGHTPGGLALSKEGRRIYVCNRFDNTVSVIDLAAGREEKRLAVTREPVAAALTPDEKRLFVANLLPLDRCDSYDVAAVVSCINTSNFEVHPIRLPNGSTDVHGLTISADGKWVYVVHVLARYQMPTTQLERGWMNTNALTIIDAENERVFNTVLLDDVDLGAALPWAVVCSSDGQKLMVSHAATDEISVINIPAVLEKLAKLPPTPEAAQAAGLVYDGSQTSLSAADVPNDLSFLVGLRERIPLYGLGPYDYLSADPEKIVKGARGLALVGTKVFVATYFGDLVTVVDLNASKYRRLSYVPLGPKPVLTKERLGELYFHDASLCFQHWQSCATCHPDGRVDGLNWDLLNDGLGTPKNNKSLLLAHQTPPSMWEGVRATAEEAVRSGIRHIQFAVRPDEDAQAIDAYLKSLRPVPSPHLVNGQLSESARRGRELFFSERLKCHHCHPEPLYTDLKKHNVGSRGPLDRSSEFDTPTLIEVWRTAPYMHDGHYLTLEELFREGKHGETAGSDVGSLTDQELHDLCEFVLSL from the coding sequence ATGGGGTTAAAACGCAGTGTTGAATGGGCGAGCTTGGCATGTGGATCAAAAATCTCGGTCAGGGACACTGTCGTACGCTTTTTTTTGCTTGTTGTTCTGATTTACGGCGTCATGTGGGCAGATGTGGGCCGGTCGGAAGAGCTGGTCCCCGGTTATCTCGGTCCCTGGCAGGTGCGTGCCACGCCCGATGGTGCGAGTGTCTTTGTCTTGTGCAAGGATGCCGCGAAAATCGCCGTTATTGACGTGGCCAGTCAGCAAGTGACCCGATGGATCAACGTACCGGCAGATTCTCATGACTTCGTGATCAGTTCGGATGGAAAAGTGATCTATGTGGCGGCCGGCGTTTCAAATGGCATCGTTGCCGAGATCAAGGGTGATGATGGCACCCAAGTCCGCCAGATCCCTGTGGGACACACTCCCGGCGGGCTGGCTCTCTCCAAAGAAGGCCGTCGGATTTATGTGTGCAATCGGTTTGATAATACCGTTTCCGTGATTGATCTTGCTGCCGGTCGGGAGGAGAAACGCCTGGCCGTTACCCGCGAGCCAGTGGCTGCGGCCCTTACACCGGACGAAAAGCGGCTCTTTGTAGCCAACCTCCTTCCGCTGGATCGGTGCGACAGCTACGATGTGGCGGCCGTGGTCTCTTGCATCAATACATCCAACTTCGAAGTCCACCCCATCCGACTCCCCAACGGCTCGACCGATGTTCACGGCCTTACCATTTCGGCGGATGGAAAATGGGTGTACGTCGTCCATGTGCTGGCGCGTTACCAAATGCCTACCACACAACTGGAGCGCGGCTGGATGAACACCAACGCGCTGACGATCATAGATGCGGAAAATGAGCGGGTTTTCAACACCGTTCTCCTCGACGACGTGGATCTTGGCGCTGCTCTCCCGTGGGCTGTGGTTTGCTCTTCCGACGGTCAAAAACTTATGGTTTCGCATGCGGCAACGGACGAGATTTCCGTCATCAACATTCCCGCCGTGCTGGAGAAACTGGCGAAACTACCGCCGACTCCGGAGGCCGCTCAAGCGGCGGGATTGGTCTATGACGGATCGCAGACATCCCTCAGTGCCGCAGACGTGCCCAATGATCTGTCCTTTCTGGTGGGGCTCAGGGAGCGGATTCCCCTGTATGGGCTGGGACCTTACGACTATTTGAGTGCCGATCCAGAAAAAATCGTTAAGGGGGCGCGAGGTCTCGCCCTGGTTGGTACCAAGGTTTTCGTCGCCACCTACTTCGGGGACCTTGTCACCGTTGTGGATTTGAACGCTTCCAAATATCGGCGGCTTAGCTACGTGCCCTTGGGTCCGAAGCCGGTTCTTACGAAGGAAAGGCTGGGCGAACTTTATTTCCACGATGCCAGCCTGTGTTTTCAGCACTGGCAAAGCTGCGCTACCTGCCATCCGGATGGACGCGTTGACGGCCTGAATTGGGATCTCCTCAATGACGGATTGGGGACCCCGAAGAACAATAAAAGCTTGCTGCTGGCTCACCAAACACCACCGTCCATGTGGGAAGGGGTGCGAGCCACCGCCGAAGAGGCGGTCCGGTCCGGAATCCGACACATTCAGTTTGCCGTTCGTCCAGACGAAGACGCGCAGGCGATTGACGCGTACCTCAAGTCATTGCGGCCGGTGCCGAGTCCCCATCTCGTCAACGGCCAGTTAAGCGAGTCCGCCCGCCGGGGGCGGGAACTGTTCTTCAGCGAACGGCTCAAATGCCATCACTGTCATCCTGAGCCGCTTTATACGGATTTGAAGAAACACAATGTGGGAAGCCGCGGGCCGCTGGACCGCTCGAGCGAGTTCGATACGCCCACCCTGATTGAAGTGTGGCGAACCGCCCCCTATATGCACGACGGGCATTATCTGACTCTCGAGGAACTATTTCGAGAGGGTAAACACGGGGAAACGGCTGGTAGCGATGTCGGCAGCCTGACGGACCAGGAATTGCACGACCTATGCGAGTTTGTGCTGTCCTTGTGA
- a CDS encoding glycoside hydrolase family 16 protein: MLKSHWKVFVTVLCGALGLGLGLSHSRLLGAEPAQSVSVADLQPQDPLPQLPPGKKWVLVWHDEFDGDKIDTSKWEIYGDWPRRDGFWVKEDSYLDGKGHLVIRTKKDGERYTSGAIATRGKYEVKYGYLVCRCTHPKQPGLWAAFWLMGAGVTRVGDEGRDGTEIDIVEMPYRDGRLTSNLHWDGYGKDHKHAGTTFSRPEVLEGFHTYGLWWKPDEYVFDVDGKETWRTSAGGVCQVPLYIKLTVEIGPWAGDIKKAQLPEEWLIDYVRVYQVVDE, translated from the coding sequence ATGCTGAAATCCCACTGGAAAGTGTTTGTCACGGTTTTGTGTGGTGCGCTGGGTTTGGGCCTCGGGTTGTCTCACTCCAGGCTTTTGGGTGCTGAACCGGCACAATCCGTGTCTGTGGCTGATTTGCAGCCGCAGGATCCACTGCCGCAACTTCCCCCGGGGAAAAAATGGGTGCTTGTTTGGCACGACGAATTTGACGGCGACAAAATTGACACGAGCAAGTGGGAGATTTATGGAGACTGGCCCCGACGGGACGGATTCTGGGTGAAGGAAGATTCTTACCTTGATGGAAAGGGACACCTTGTCATTCGGACAAAAAAGGACGGCGAGCGCTACACCTCGGGCGCGATTGCGACGCGGGGAAAGTACGAAGTCAAATACGGTTATCTTGTGTGCCGGTGCACCCATCCCAAACAACCGGGGCTTTGGGCGGCATTTTGGCTGATGGGCGCGGGGGTGACTCGCGTGGGGGACGAAGGTCGCGATGGCACGGAAATCGACATCGTGGAAATGCCCTATCGTGATGGCCGCCTGACGAGCAACCTCCACTGGGATGGTTATGGTAAGGACCACAAACACGCGGGGACAACGTTCAGCAGACCGGAGGTGCTTGAGGGATTCCATACCTACGGACTGTGGTGGAAGCCCGACGAGTACGTGTTCGACGTGGATGGAAAGGAGACCTGGCGAACAAGCGCTGGTGGAGTGTGTCAGGTTCCGCTCTACATAAAACTGACGGTGGAGATTGGTCCCTGGGCGGGGGACATCAAAAAGGCCCAGCTTCCGGAAGAATGGCTGATTGACTACGTGCGAGTCTATCAGGTGGTGGACGAGTAA
- a CDS encoding glycosyl hydrolase 2 galactose-binding domain-containing protein encodes MKRLLVWTGVVIGLSFSVLPGWGESWKPAPSPLMTRWAKDVSPDRVWPEYPRPQMVREKWVNLNGLWDYAVTPKDASQPEKWDGQILVPFCIESALSGVGRKVQPTERLWYRRKFTTPELPQGGRLLLHFGAVDWQATVWVNGRQVGEHTGGYDPFTFDITECLKPGENELVVAVWDPTDTGWQPRGKQVLNPKGIWYTAVTGIWQTVWLEPVPAQYIEKLKLVPDIDRERLVVTVYAPPGLSVGLKARFAGQDVAETRGPAGQPIELRIPQPKLWWPEEPNLYDLEVSLLSDGRVVDKVESYFGMRKVSVEKDEKGINRLMLNGKFIFQYGPLDQGWWPDGLYTPASDEAMKFDIEMTKKFGMNMARKHVKYEPERWYYWCDKLGLLVWQDMPSGNADRNEESRANFRRELKAMIDARFNHPSIIMWIPFNEGWGQHDTCDIVNWIKEYDPSRVVNEASGWHDNGCGDISDMHRYPGPGVRPIEEKRACVLGEFGGLGMPIPGHLWKEQGAWGYVAYADQEALTDAYCELLAQVRFLIPQGLCAAVYTQTSDVEIEVNGLMTYDREVIKIQVDRAAEAARRLHLPPPTVQVLVPTSERQGQVWRYTMETPSENWMTPEFDDSAWKEGPGGFGTEGTPGAVVRTVWNTSDIWLRRSFELTKLPEHGELALAIHHDEDAEVYLNGQLIKRTKGFLTGYTIVPLTGEAVRNALKPGRNVLAVHCHQTRGGQYIDVGLTLIVEKE; translated from the coding sequence ATGAAGAGACTGCTTGTGTGGACCGGTGTTGTGATTGGACTGTCGTTTTCAGTTCTCCCAGGTTGGGGAGAATCCTGGAAACCCGCTCCCAGCCCGTTGATGACGCGCTGGGCCAAAGATGTTTCACCGGATCGGGTTTGGCCGGAGTATCCGCGCCCGCAAATGGTGCGCGAAAAATGGGTCAATCTCAACGGGCTGTGGGATTATGCAGTGACACCCAAAGATGCTTCTCAGCCGGAAAAATGGGATGGGCAAATCCTGGTCCCATTTTGCATTGAATCGGCCCTCAGCGGAGTGGGCAGAAAAGTACAGCCCACCGAGCGACTATGGTACCGGCGAAAATTCACAACTCCCGAACTACCTCAAGGCGGACGATTACTGCTCCATTTCGGGGCGGTGGACTGGCAGGCCACAGTTTGGGTGAACGGCCGGCAGGTCGGAGAGCACACCGGGGGGTATGATCCATTTACTTTCGACATCACGGAGTGCCTTAAGCCCGGCGAGAACGAACTCGTCGTGGCGGTCTGGGACCCCACTGACACCGGCTGGCAACCGCGGGGGAAGCAGGTCCTCAACCCCAAAGGGATATGGTACACGGCCGTGACCGGAATCTGGCAAACCGTATGGCTCGAACCGGTCCCCGCTCAGTACATCGAAAAACTGAAACTGGTTCCGGATATCGATCGAGAACGACTCGTCGTGACGGTCTATGCTCCCCCGGGATTGAGCGTTGGTCTGAAGGCTCGTTTTGCCGGTCAGGACGTAGCGGAAACAAGAGGTCCCGCGGGCCAGCCCATCGAGCTGCGGATTCCCCAGCCCAAACTGTGGTGGCCGGAGGAGCCGAACCTCTACGACTTGGAAGTGTCGTTGCTTTCCGATGGTCGAGTTGTGGATAAGGTGGAAAGCTATTTTGGCATGCGGAAGGTCTCCGTGGAGAAGGACGAGAAGGGCATCAACCGGCTGATGCTCAACGGGAAATTCATCTTTCAGTATGGGCCTCTTGATCAGGGTTGGTGGCCCGATGGGCTTTACACTCCCGCCAGCGATGAGGCGATGAAGTTCGACATTGAAATGACCAAAAAGTTTGGCATGAATATGGCTCGTAAGCACGTCAAGTACGAGCCGGAGCGGTGGTACTACTGGTGCGATAAACTCGGCCTTTTGGTATGGCAGGACATGCCCTCGGGAAACGCCGACCGCAACGAGGAAAGCCGCGCCAACTTTCGTAGAGAGCTTAAGGCAATGATCGACGCACGGTTCAATCACCCCTCCATTATCATGTGGATTCCCTTCAATGAAGGCTGGGGTCAGCACGATACCTGCGACATCGTCAACTGGATCAAGGAATATGATCCTTCGCGGGTGGTGAATGAAGCCAGCGGCTGGCACGACAACGGTTGCGGGGACATCTCCGACATGCACCGCTATCCCGGGCCGGGGGTGCGTCCGATCGAAGAAAAACGGGCGTGCGTCCTCGGCGAGTTCGGTGGGCTGGGCATGCCCATTCCCGGTCATCTCTGGAAAGAGCAGGGAGCGTGGGGCTATGTGGCCTATGCCGATCAGGAGGCCCTCACCGATGCTTACTGCGAGCTGCTGGCCCAGGTTCGGTTCCTGATCCCGCAGGGGCTCTGCGCGGCGGTGTATACCCAGACGTCCGACGTGGAAATCGAGGTCAATGGTCTGATGACCTACGACCGGGAAGTGATCAAAATCCAGGTGGACCGTGCGGCAGAGGCAGCCAGACGGCTTCATTTGCCTCCACCCACCGTCCAGGTTCTGGTACCCACGTCTGAGCGTCAAGGCCAGGTGTGGCGTTACACCATGGAGACGCCCTCCGAGAATTGGATGACGCCCGAGTTTGACGACTCAGCGTGGAAAGAGGGGCCAGGCGGCTTCGGAACGGAGGGCACACCCGGAGCGGTGGTGCGGACCGTCTGGAATACTTCGGACATCTGGCTGCGACGGAGTTTCGAGCTCACCAAGCTCCCCGAGCACGGCGAATTGGCCTTGGCGATTCACCACGACGAAGACGCCGAGGTCTATCTCAACGGGCAGCTCATCAAAAGAACGAAAGGATTTCTTACCGGCTACACGATCGTGCCCCTGACGGGTGAGGCAGTTCGAAACGCCCTCAAACCGGGGCGCAACGTGCTGGCCGTGCACTGCCACCAGACACGCGGTGGACAGTATATCGACGTGGGACTCACTTTGATTGTCGAGAAAGAATAG